From the genome of Pseudarthrobacter sp. NIBRBAC000502772:
AGTTTGCCGAACACCCCGCCCAGGCCAGAGGCCGCATCGATCCGGAAGTTCAGGCGCGTCCCGTCACCTTCAGGTTCCAGGACGTGGGTGATAGTGAATTCCAGCTTTCCTTCCACCGAGCGGGATACAAGGCGGGTTGGAGGCTGGAATTCGATGACCTCGGTTGTCCAGTCGAATTTCCTGCCCACCACCTTGCTGGCGCCCTTGACCCGGGTGCCGACCGCAACAGGCTCGGTCCCGACCGTTTCGGCATGGACCGCCGAGGAGTCCCAGACCGGAATGTTTTCGCCCTTGGACAGGAAATTGAAGACTTCCTGTGGCGGGCGGGCAATGTAGACGCTTTCTTCCACGGTAGGCATCGGGTTCTCCTTGGACACACCTGTTGCCAGCCCGGCTTGGCCGGCAGCTAGGCACAACGCCAGTTTGGCCTTGGCGCCTGAGGCCGTCAATGGCCATTCGTTTCCCTCACTGGGACCGGGCGCGCCATTCGTCCTCGAGGATCGCGTAGACCAGCTCAGTGGCCCACTGGCCTTTGTAGTGCCATTTGTCCACCAGCCTGGCTTCCAGCCGCATGCCCAGCCGTTCGCACAAGGCGGCGGAGGCGGTATTCAGGACGTCGAGCTTTGCCTCGATCCGGTGCATCCCCAGCTCCCCGAACCCCAGCCTCAGCACCGCATCCGCGGCCTCGGCCCCGTAGCCCTTGCCCCTCGCTGCCGGCGCCAGGCTCCATCCGATTTCGCCCTGCCCGCTGCCCGAAAGCCATTTCAGCACCACTTCGCCGAGGAGTCCCGGGCCGTCCACCGCCTCGATGGCCAGGCATATCCAGTCGCCCTCCTTCTCGAAGACGAAGTTGGCGTACTTGCCCACGGACTCCATGCACTTGGTGTAGCTCTTGGCCTCCCCCGGCAGGAAGCGGGCCGTTTCGGGCAGCGAATGGTAGGCATGGAAGGCGTCCAGGTCCGCAGCTTCGAACCGGCGCAGGACCAACCGCTCGGTGCGGATGGGCAAAGTGATCTCAGGCATGGACTGAGGCTACCCCGCCGCCCGGTGATCGAGCTCGCCAAGATCCGGGTTTCGATGGGCTCAACCACCAACGACGGCGGCAGTTGCCTCTGCGATGGCGCGCTCCTCGTCGGTGGGCACCACCAACACCGGGATTGCGGACGCTGCCGTGGAAATCACCCGCGGTTCCCTGGACCGCTGACTGTTCAGGCCGGCGTCGAGCTCTATGCCCAGCGCATGCAGCCTGTCAGTCACGAGGGCGCGGAACTCGTGCGAGTTTTCGCCGATCCCCGCCGTGAACACGAGTGCCTTGGCACCACCGACGGCCACGTGGTAGCCGCCGATGTACTTTGCCAGCCGGTAGGACGTGACCGCGAGCGCCATCGAAGCCTTGGCGTCGCCGGCCTCTGACGCCTCCACCACCGAGCGCATGTCGTTGTTCCCGGCCAGCCCCTTCAGCCCCGATTCGCGGTTGAGCATGGCGTCGATGTCGTC
Proteins encoded in this window:
- a CDS encoding SRPBCC family protein, producing the protein MPTVEESVYIARPPQEVFNFLSKGENIPVWDSSAVHAETVGTEPVAVGTRVKGASKVVGRKFDWTTEVIEFQPPTRLVSRSVEGKLEFTITHVLEPEGDGTRLNFRIDAASGLGGVFGKLADRFVEQAQARTVRANLETLAELLAEHPELGSSDG
- a CDS encoding GNAT family N-acetyltransferase, which produces MPEITLPIRTERLVLRRFEAADLDAFHAYHSLPETARFLPGEAKSYTKCMESVGKYANFVFEKEGDWICLAIEAVDGPGLLGEVVLKWLSGSGQGEIGWSLAPAARGKGYGAEAADAVLRLGFGELGMHRIEAKLDVLNTASAALCERLGMRLEARLVDKWHYKGQWATELVYAILEDEWRARSQ